The following are encoded in a window of Lates calcarifer isolate ASB-BC8 linkage group LG20, TLL_Latcal_v3, whole genome shotgun sequence genomic DNA:
- the LOC108893414 gene encoding sodium- and chloride-dependent GABA transporter 2 produces the protein MLFLFTCGIPLFFLETALGQYTSQGGITCWRKICPLFQGMGYASHLIIAVSATSYVVIIAWSFFYLFLSFSADLPWATCGHHWNTDSCLDSTHPNLSTTSRLNTTLAVVEFWQRRVLKISSGIEEVGSLRWELVLCLILSWVICYFCVWKGIKSTGKAAYFTATFPFVTLFVLLVRGITLPGAMDGIIYYIYPDISRLSDPQVWMDAGTQIFYSYAISLGFLTSLGSYNTYNNDCYKDCFYLCLLNSGTSVVAGFAIFSILGFMTYEQGVDISEVAQSGPGLAFIVYPRAVAMMPMPQVWSVCFFLMIILLGLDSQFVGMECLMTSVVDLFPTYLRKGCRRELLLLAICCTCCLLGLSLVTEGGMYLLQLLDHHVCSGSTLLLLSLCQSVSIAWVYGADRFYGNITDMIGYRPIPLMKYCWRYITPLICFGTFIFSIVKYSPLKFSNTYVYPLWANILGWFIATVSLSLIPLFALYKIMQGKGTLRQRFLTLCQPMDDLPMNQKCPTPPLLGTNGITAHTELKPLSHTGELTQ, from the exons atgttgtttctgtttacaTGCGGAATCCCCTTATTCTTCCTTGAGACTGCCTTGGGACAATACACGAGCCAGGGAGGTATCACATGCTGGAGAAAGATTTGCCCGCTTTTCCAAG gcATGGGCTATGCCAGTCACTTAATCATCGCAGTCAGCGCAACCTCCTATGTCGTCATCATTGCGTGGTCGTTTTTTTACCTGTTCTTGTCCTTCAGTGCGGATTTGCCTTGGGCTACATGTGGACACCACTGGAACACAG ACTCATGCTTGGACTCCACCCATCCAAATCTGAGTACAACATCCAGACTGAACACCACTCTTGCTGTTGTGGAGTTCTGGCA GCGCCGTGTTTTGAAAATCTCCAGTGGTATTGAGGAGGTGGGCAGCTTGAGGTGGGAGCTGGTCTTGTGTCTCATCCTGTCCTGGGTCATTTGCTACTTCTGCGTTTGGAAGGGTATTAAGTCCACAGGAAAG gcagCCTACTTCACAGCCACCTTCCCTTTTGttacactgtttgttttgctggtACGTGGCATCACCCTGCCAGGGGCAATGGATGGGATCATTTACTACATCTACCCTGATATTTCTCGCCTTTCAGATCCTCAG GTGTGGATGGATGCTGGTACTCAGATCTTCTATTCTTATGCCATCAGCCTTGGATTCCTAACCTCTCTTGGGAGTTACAACACTTACAACAATGACTGTTACAA ggACTGTTTCTACTTGTGTCTGCTGAACAGTGGCACCAGCGTTGTGGCAGGCTTtgccattttctccattttggGTTTCATGACATATGAACAAGGAGTGGATATTTCTGAGGTGGCACAATCTG gcCCAGGGTTGGCTTTCATTGTGTATCCACGTGCAGTAGCAATGATGCCCATGCCTCAGgtgtggtcagtgtgtttcttcCTCATGATCATTCTGCTTGGACTGGATAGTCAG TTTGTTGGTATGGAGTGTCTGATGACGTCAGTAGTCGATCTGTTCCCTACTTACCTGCGAAAAGGCTGCAGGCGTGAGCTGCTTCTGCTGGCTATCTGTTGTACCTGCTGTTTGCTGGGACTCTCACTGGTCACTGAG GGAGGGATGTACCTGCTCCAGCTGTTGGATCATCACGTCTGCAGCGGCTCtaccctgctcctcctctctctctgtcagtctgtcagcatTGCCTGGGTCTATG GTGCTGACCGTTTTTATGGCAATATCACTGACATGATTGGCTACCGTCCAATACCATTAATGAAGTACTGCTGGCGCTACATCACTCCCCTCATCTGTTTT GGCACCTTCATCTTCTCTATTGTCAAATACTCCCCACTGAAGTTCAGTAACACTTACGTTTATCCACTCTGGGCGAACATCCTGGGCTGGTTCATTGCCACAGTCTCCCTGTCCCTCATCCCTCTGTTTGCATTATATAAAATAATGCAGGGTAAAGGCACTCTTCGACAG cGCTTCCTGACACTCTGTCAGCCTATGGACGACCTCCCAATGAATCAAAAATGTCCTACCCCTCCTCTTCTGGGAACCAATGGCATCACGGCCCACACGGAGCTCAAACCTTTATCCCACACTGGTGAACTCACTCAGTGA